tatTACTCTCACGCAGTATTGGACAGATTTAAGCCGGTACTACCGGCTAATTTTTCAGTACACATTTTTACGTAATTATctgcagaaaattacattttccaactcagaaaaatctattgagtccaaatattatatttaaattttctaattaacattctaaatttttgaacctattctagacaattaaattattttaattaaacagTTAATTAATTGCGATTCTTACAATtggattaataataaaaaaacaaacaacaaTTAGTGAACAATAGTAAAATAATTCCTTCATAGTGATATTATTTATAGAGATGGaagaaaaaattcatattaatatAGTAAATCTTGCTTGGATTACTTTAATGGTTGTTttcacatttttcttttctcttagtATGGGGAGGAAGTGGACTTCAAAAGTACGACTAATTGGGGTAGGAGATCCAGCTATATCAATTGTTTTCTAACTGGGTTATTAAATTTTTCTATTGAATATTCTTTATTTCATTTCCTTTTAATTAATACCATACCAATTCTTTTAATTCAAATATATCCACATTTCGTAAGTCTATTTTATTTGAGTGGTGTAATGTAATCAATGCATAATACAAACAAAATAATCTATCAATTatccaatagtaaaatttattaaaatttctaTTTGGATAAATTGGCTCTTACCaaagttatatataaaaaatgagtaACTGTAAACTCCCCCCCCCTTAAcacctctttttccttttttccccttttttcaaACGAATTCATCTTTCGAACCATATCTCATCCCGTATGTGATGAAATAGGATGAATTGAGACAGTATTTTGTAAATACGTAATTATCTTGAATATATCAACCATTTATTTACTTTTCGATTATccgaaaagaacaaaaaaaacatCTTGTTCTTTTTCAACAATTTCTGATATCTAGTAGACTTCTCAGTAGGATTCGAACCCAGATGCagttttaagaaaaaaaagaacaataGGCTCTTATAGAATTGCCAAAAAATTCTTCGATTTCTTCTGAAAGCAGATGATTATTCATCTGCTTCTCACATTCTATGAATAGTCGACACATTGAAGAATATCCAAAGAGACATTTAGAGAATCGCTTTGATTCTATTTATGTTCGTTCCGTTTGAAGAAAGGAAGAATCCAAACAAAGAATCaatctttcttttagttgtatcTCTTTGATTGGTCAATGTATGATATTCCAAACCCTCGTTTCTAATGAAATTTCTGGATTGATCAAAAGATCCTTTTAATTGGCTAAAATCCGTTTGAATGAAACTAGATCTCGTGAAATCATATTGACTATTTGATGATACATTCCATACCTTGCTAAAATATCAATCTTTGTTTACCAACCACACATTATCTAATCAAATCCAATTTTCTCTCGATATGCTCCTCAAAATCCGATTCGCGCGAATTCTTCCCCCAACTAGCGAAGAGATCTTGGCAGAGTTGCCACGTGAAATTGAGCACCATTTTGCAAAAAAAATAGCCCGCTTATTTCTCAAAAAGAAATGGAAAACATGCTCAATATCATTTGATTGAGCACCCGTGTAACGTCGCCCTATATTCCAATTCCACGACAGACAATCGATGTGTATCAATGATGTCAAAAGGGCGGTAATAGTATTTGGGGGAGCACAGGAATTGCATAAATACTCCCGGTAGAGTAAATTTTATTTGTCTGTTCTCCAGAGGTTACTGTAGAATTTATAAATATAACAACAAATTGTAACAACAACAAAGGGGAGGGGGGAAAACGATCGGTGTACAAATCAACGAGGGAAAAAAAAACTGTTTTCTagaaggaaacaaaaaaaaaaggctatGCATTACCCAAGTTACCTCAGTTACAGATGCCTCGAGTCTTCTGCTGCCTAACTTTGCAGGACACTGGACCAAGAAGATCGCGGCGTGCCTTTTGTTTTCATTAAAAGAGTTGGTTTGATATTTACTTCATAATCTTCCAACTGCAAGCTCAAGGAATCGCTGTCGCACAATGTTAGCGCTAATGATTGACCAACAGTTTTTGTATAGTCATCCTGAAGGCTGATGTAGTCAGTAAGTTCTCCTTCAAGATCATCACTCAGATCACGTTGCCCTGGAATAACTACGATTCCAGCTTCAGAAACATTAATCGGAACAGAAGCAAAGTAACGCCCTCTGCTGTTACTATTACTCTGATCTCCAgatctcttccttttctttcccttttgtTTTTCGGGATGATGAAGCTTGCATCTGGTTCCTTTCGTACAGGTGCCCGTTGCTTGAAAAGTAGGACAGATACAACTGTGCTTCTTCCTACACTGATCATACATGAGCAAGCGAGTATTAGTCTCCGGTCATTTATGCACACAAATTTTTCGAAGAACAGTCAGCAGAGCCTAGAGTACAGAAaagattataattaaataaacaagaTTACACTTAGCAGTATTACTCCATTAGGATTAGCAATCCAACACAAACAGTGCAACAGGCTGCAACTGACTAGTCAATATGAAATTCTACTCAATGAACCCAAGTTGACATTAGAACCCTATGGCCTATACCCTACATAAATACAATGAACCACCGGATCATATCCATATTCTGCTAGTTGAAATGGAAATTCATACGCAAAGAAATGGATATTCTAGCAAAATGAGGAACAAATTAAATATTCAATATTatccagaaaacaaaattaattatgttGGTTAATACCTCATTCCCATCAGCACAATAACCCTTGAGAAATCCTTCACAAACAGAAGCCTTAGGGTTCACATTGACATGTCTATATGGGCAATTTCGGTTTGTGCATAAGCCTGCCATGAAAGTCGTCAGAATTATAACTTCCTTTGGAAGGAAAAAGACGAATTATATCAAAGATTACTTTCTAATAACCTTGCAGAAAATAAGAACAATCTGGCATTCTCTCTGGTATAACCTGCACAAGTGATTAACTTCAGTTTAGAGACAGGAGTAAATGCAGTAGATAACATTCAATGTCTTGGACTTGCTGCTATAACAAAACCTTATGAGTCAATTTGCAGCTGGGAGTAGAACATAAACCATTCAGGAACTTAGTACAGACAGCAATTTTTGAGGGATCATGAACATAAGGGCATTTCCCACCCTCCTTGTTACATTTCCCAAATCTTGTAAAAAACTGACAATACTTCTGCTTTCGAGCCAACCGTTGCCTGGCAGTATGCAAGCTCCATCTAACTTTTTCATTTGCCAATTTTCGAGTTCGTTTTTTTGGGTCTCTGATAAGCTGATTACCATTTCCAATTCGGACATATCTGTGAAAATTGATTCAGCATAGCAAGATCAATAACACTGCAGGACTTGGCATTATACAAATATTTTCCCTTTGGCTGCTTTTAAGCTAAGACAACCAACACTGACGAAATTCAAAATACTATAGGTATAAAAGCCAGTGCATAATAAGAGGGAACATACTCATCATTTCCAATCACCAATCTCCTAGGAATGTAAGCTCTTTTCACAACCAAGCCCGAATCAGCAGTGGCAGACGACAGGGATTCATCATCTACAAAAAGAATTGTAAGTGAAACATTGTAAGACCAAGTAATAGGATCTATTAACTGCTAGAGAAAAACAGCAGACTTATCCACAGAATATAATGACAAAAGAATGGGAAGCTGAACAGAAATGGAAGAACATTCATAATGGTCAATCCCATATTGGAAACAAAAGAAAGCTTAATGATTCCACACCTCACATTGCATAAACAAGAAATCAACTACAAACAAACTAAATGGTGTGGAGTATTTTACATAAGATAAgcaataaaaaaattgagaacaTTTCAAGAATATACAGGCAGGGCATATGTACACAGCCATGACAACATATGGGGTGAGTAATTCCAAattttgaacccatgaccaacaAGTCACAAGGCATCAAGGCTTATATGTTTGGATTTTTCTTTCTGCACCTTTACCATCATAtagacattaaaataaaaaaagggtaGCCCAGTGCACAAGCATTCCACATTAACGGAGGGTCCAGAAAAGGGTCATACCCAAAGGGTATAATGTACACAGCCTAACCTGTTAATTACATCAGTGGCTGTTTACACGGATTGAACCCGTGACCTTAAGGTCACACAGAGATAACACAACCATTGCTCCAAGGCTCCACTTCTATAGTATAGACATTAAGTTAATCAAAATGAGTCATAATGCTAACAGGTAATTCACTGCAAATGTTCAACTAGGGAACACATCTTTGGGAGAGGAAATAGGTCAGAGTCTTTTAGACATGCCTCGCCTATAATGCTATTTCAAAGGCTATTCATTATTGAAGTTGAAAAGAAACTAGCAAGCATTGCTTAGCTGAtgcaattaaattttttgttctaaGGAGCATCCATCATCCTTTCATTCAGTTCTTAATCTATCCCACAATGTTTTTTCATTGTGCTTAGAAGAATCTTGAAAACTGTCATACCACAATTTGTCCTTCAGCAGTCTGAGGCACCGTATTTCCAAATTACGGTTTTCATCATTCATGGCTTCAACAAAAGCCAGACAGCTTAAATATGATTCTTGGTCCCTATAAATATAGGTCATTTTGATTTTAATCTCTCTTTCcacttctctctttctttttttgtgcTTTTAGTCTTCATCATTAATAGCTTCGATCATTATATTTCATTAAAAAATGATTTTAGTTTGTACAAATATAATAAGTGACCTATAAATATCCCTGCAAATGCTTCATTGAGCCTAGGGGCGTATCATGTTTTTGGTGGACTGAAAAGTATGAAAGGACACACAAGGTTCAAGTAAAATGGTTCTCACAGAAATCCTGACCACCTGAAATCCTCTGAAGTGTGCGCCTGGAAGGATCCATTTTGTAGCGAACTGAACCAATACGGAATATACGTTCTACAAAATCAACCCATTACTTTCAGCCAGTaaggaaaaacaaagataaaTAGAACACAGAGCATAAATAAGCTTTAATAGCACGTTAAACAAATAGTCTGCAGCTTTATGATATGACAAACTCTCATGGAAAGAATGTTTCCTACTATTTGCATGGGAACCAACGCAAGCTGCACCTTTTTGCTCTCTCTTTTTCCTCTCTACTGCAGCAACAGCAAGTGTGGCCTCCTAAAATGATGATGAGAAACTGTTAAGTTCACTGACTAAGAAAGATCTATTTGCATAAAGTAAAATATACCAAAAGCCAAACTAACCTCATTAGCTTGCTTTGAGTTCTTCTCAATGGATTTGGACCATTTTAAACTAGACCCACCAACACTTAATACCTTGGATTTCCAAAGAGAAAACCCACGGGTTGACCTAGTGTAAACAGTATCCATCTTTCTGAAATGAAGCATTTTCTTactaaaataaaacagaaatcaAAAGTTTGCAATTTTGGGCTGCTGGTTGCACACAACCCAAAGCAGGAGAAACAAAGCAAACATAAATGAAGGAGTATCAAATGCTGAGTACCTAACTGCTGATAAGAAGGTACTATTGGAACATGAAGCAGAATTATGAATGACGCTTCTTAAATATGTTGGTCTTTTCCATGGAAATAACTGAGGCAAAACCCTTTGAGAATGCCATGAATTATGGCCATTTTTAGGTGACTTTTTGCCACATAATGTCCAGACTAATGAGGCTCTTAAAGATTTGAATGATCTCCCAGCAACTGAAAAGGATAAAGTTAAGTCTCAGCTCTAACCATGAATAAAGGGAAATAAAGCTATTATATGGAATAGCACCAACAGCTCAAAATTCCTCAGCCAACAGTGAGTCACAGCAAGGGCTGGGAATGGAGAAATCACTCCACCATAAGCTCAAACGAATAGACTCAAGACATGCAGAGATATAACATAAACACAAGCAAAcaacgaaataaaataaaaagctcTAAAAGTTAGGCTCAGGACATATAGAAAATTGTGAAGCTGATATTGGAAGAAAATGCCATTTATGCATTCATATATAAACATATAAAAGAAGAGATGAACACAAACAGAATTCTTGTAAAACAAGGGACACATTTCTAGCAGGTACAAACTAATGGATAGATGCATATAGCAAGCAGTTCAGTGtacttttaaattattatattttaaacagcAAACAGTATTCAACTGAATACATGATATGCATCTACTGCAGCCCCAATCCAAAAGTTATATATTTCCCAACGATGGTATGAGATTCAAAAGAGCAAAAATTATATGGATATGAATTAGGCAAAATAATAAGTTCTCCACCTATACCTTTATGTAACTGCCTCTTACTAAGCTTTCTGTTGCAAAGCACCTTACAAGACCCCTGACCATCAGAATCTAGAGTGGCTTTCGGCACTGCAACAGTCTGGTTCATATTCCTAACTAACTGATTTTTGCACCTCTTGTAGTAGCCTTCAGAGAAGGCTGTTTGGGACTTCTCATCACGAGAATTTGAAGTCGCTACCAACTGATTTGTTTTGGGCTTTGTATATACAATTCTCTTGGTGCTGAAAGAAGAAATGTGTCCATCATTTGCTTCAACTTGGTTCTCCAGCTTACTCAGTGGACTACTTTGATTATCAGGAGTTTCGTACTGATTTGAATCATCTTTGGAAGAGTTTGGTGTATCATTGATATCTATCAGTTTTCTAGGATCTGATGCATTTTCATAGCAACCACTGGAAGGAGGTTCTACCAATGGGGAAGATATATTTTCCTCTGATAATGTGCCAATGGATAGTGAAGGTTTTCTCTGACTCTGCTGAGGGACCTCTGCTACTCCTGTTTTCAAGGTCAGTTGATCTGACACATCAATCCTGCTCCCAGATCTGGTACTCTTTGATAATTCATCTAAGCTCAAAGGTGACTTATTTACAGAAGAGATCTGAGTAAAAGAAACTGTAGTAGGCTGTCTTACAAGACTGTTACCTTTACGAATGTAAGAGGTATTCTGAAAGTTTCCTTTCCTATCTAGAATTTGCCTTTTGGGAAGAAATTTTCCTGGCGAAAGCTTGTTTCCAGGTAAAGAACCTTGAGAATTATTACCAGAACGTCGCCAAGTTCGAGGATTTGAGAGATGGGTTGAAGAGGCAGATGTCTTTGAATTTGACTTTGAAATGATGAACGAACGACCCTTTTGAGTTTTTGGCATGGCACCTCCAAGGGTATTTTTGCTCCCATTTTCTGAAAAATAAGAAACTGGACCATTATTTGAAACCTTGGAGTTGACTTGGGATGATTGTCGCATTAGATTCCTCTCAACTGGGTTACTATGCCCAGTTGCATTAGCTGACTTCATAATCTTATTAGTATGCTGTATTGGTGAAGTACAAGTAGGCAAATCAGAACCATGTTCAACTGCAGATATATCCCCACAATTGTTTTCATCTTGGATTGATGTACAATTTAAATTCCCTCTCTCAGGTGCTTCCGATATCCCTTGAGAACACACATCTGATGGTGCTTCAGGTGCATCCTCCTCCAAATCACCATCGGAAGGATGGGACACAATGCTCTGTTGATGAATTAAACTGTCCTTCATATCTCCCTTATTATATCCAGACGCCAAAATGTCAGTTTGCATTTGAGTGCCATTTTCTTTGCATTCACCATCCAACAATGGGAACTGAATGTCCAAGTCCTCACGAAGTGAATAAGATGCAAAATCTGAGTTCTTTAATTCAAAATGGTCAGAACTCATGGTTTCATTATTTGCATATCTAGCGTCACAAGAACCTCCAACAAAATTGTCAGACAATTTCCTACTATCCTCTGAACATGACAATGATTGTGCACTAAACAGAACATCCATGCTTGACAATGCAACTTCTTTTTCGGGTGCTTGTTTATCACTGAAAGAAACAGGAAAATCCGCACAAGATTTGGATACCACAACTGCATCACTCAACTCAGAGGTAGTCGTGACTTTGATCCCTTTAGATAATAGTGAAAGATAATTTGCATCATCAATCTCATTATCTCTAACACAAAGCTCAGCCTCTGAAAGCTCCTTTTTCCCATGTAAAGTAATGATCCCATTCAAGCACGATTCCAGGTTAGAACCTAAGCTTTGAACAGATTGATCCAAAACTTCTGAACAACATGCATCCTTCACCTTCACACTTGAGGCAGTATCCCAATCATTTGCATGGCTAACTGAATTTACAGGTTTTGGAGAAATTCCCTCCATCTTTGAGTGCAAAAACTTTGAATGAGTCCTAgcttttctctttttcatattGTTTATATCCCCTTCACCAAATCCAACAGAAAGATTAGAACTTGAAAATGGCTCTTCCTTGCCACAATTCTCAGAAGATATGGCAGCGTAACTGGGGGAAACATCCTTCACAGCATCATTAGTGATGTCAGAACACTGACCAGCGGTACCATCTTCTAAATTGACCAGTCCACTATAAGAACCCTGTGTCACAGCAATAGCATTTTGTATGCAATCTGTACCAGAGTGAATCTTAATTTTTCCTGAATTTGAAGGGGCAGACATTGCGCTGCTTGATGCAGGGTTGATCACGTCTGGATTTTCTTCCAAAATAGCATACTTGGTGATAATAGTAGGGACCATAAGTCCAAAACCAGATTCACCAGTAAGACCACATTCAGTAACTGTAAGCTTCTCTTTAGATCCTTTAAGATCACCAGAAATTAGGCCATAAACGCTACTAGCAGAGTTATATGTATTAGTGTGATCTGACTTACCAATATTGTCAGCTGAACTAAGAACGCTGTCATCTACTACATCTATAACAAACCCATTCTGTGGACATCTTACATTTGAATAATTCTCACATGATTGAGACTCTTGATTCTGACATAGCTGTTTAATATCACAACCCACATCATTGATTTTGGAAGTACTTCCATTTAATAATTCAGGAACCATGTTAGTATCTGGCATTCTACGCAAGTCATGGACAGAATTATTTGCATCTAAACACTCAGAATCAATCTTTTTAGCTTCACCAGTAGAAGCACAAGATTGAGAATTTGGAATGTTAAGGCCACTTTCAAACCTGGCGGCTCCTTTCTGAGTATCTGAATCTTCATCAGTTTCACATTCTCGTGACCTGGAATGTGGCCCCAAACTCAGCAGGGTTAGATCTCCATTTCTATCTTCAAGCAATTGATTCCGATCCTTTGATAAATTGTATGAACTATGGCCAGGCATTGACATCTTGTCTACAGTGATGTTTTTCTGCTCCAGACAAGGTTCAACTTTGTTGGGAACAGAGACAGATGAAGAACTAGGTATGACTCGATCAGGTTGCACACATCCATGAACCTTATTCACTGATCGTGAATTTGACATTGTAGATTTTGGATTTCCAACAACTTTCTTCACTACTCTCTTGACAACTTTTTTCTTCTTGACAACCCTTGGGGAGGACTTACCAGAGTGAATTTTGGTACTTCCACCTGCAACCTCATTTTTCACACTATCAGTCTCACGGGTGCAAGGTTGAGAACAAGGATTAACAACATTATTCTGTAAGCTTAAATCATTCACAGATCCAGAGCAGTCATTCACTTTGCATGATGAGCTATTCAAAGTTACAACATCCCTAGATACTTTTGCAGCTTCCAAACCAGAACAATCACTATCGGATACTGAaaccttttttctcttttctgaGGGAGTTAAATCAGCATCAGAGACAGAATTCATATTTGTATCAGTAACAACAGTCGAAGTCGAAGCGGTCACAATAGCCTTCGCAACCAGGGAATTTGATTCAAAAGAGATATCAAGTTCCACAGGACTtccttccctttcttcttgtTTCATCCCATGACCTACATGCCCACACTGCTCCTTGCCCCTGAAATCATTAGTGTTAGACTCAGCAGAATAACCAGCATTCCGTAATTGTTCAATCTCACGATTCCTATAACTTGGTTTTGCATTCTGGATCCTAAGAAGAGCACTCTTCTTTTGAACCTGTTTCTTTAGAGAAGGTCGCCATAATTCATGACCAAACTCCCTGTTGTTCCCTCTGCCACTATATCTACCCGATTCCCATCCATATTCCTCACGCGTCCCAACGCgaaaatcatcatcaacattcTTAGCAAAACCAATCTCGCCGGTCCCCAATTCGAACCGTGAATCAGGCAACTCCTTAGGTCCCCTCCTCTCATTCAACCACCTCTTGCCTTCGCCATGCCCATCTCTTCTTCCAACCCTGGGAATCTTATCCTCGAATTCCACACTATACCCGCGAACATACCCCCCGGGTTTCAAATCAATATTAATCTCCCTTGACATCGCCGGTGGCGCCCTGCCGAAGCCTCCGTTGGGCAAGTCGTGTCTGGGTGGCAAATCCCCAACGCCGCGGCGGTGGTAATTGTGGTAATTAGCATCATTACCGCTGCCGCAACCAAACTCCTCATCCTTCCTAGGGTTACCCTCATACTCATACtcaagtctccacctggagcgATCGGGATCGTATCGAATCTTTTCGGCCGGATATGCCGAGGGCGGCAGCGAGACCCCTTCACGGTGTTGGCGCAATTCACTGTCAAGATCAACGGGGGTATAATTCCTCGGAAGGAGACAGTCGGGAGCGATCCTACGGCCAGGGTTAGGGTCCCAGCGTGTTTCAGTGTCGAAACGAGGAAAATTGCGGCGGGGGAAAGGATCGCCCGGGAGGATTCGGCTGGCAATCCTGGGGGATTGGGAAAATGGCTGATTGTGGTTGTTGGAGATTGGGTGTTCTTCTTGGAAGGGACGATTAGGGTAGTTAGGGGAATTGAATTGGGGGAATTGGTTTTGATGGGATGGCGGGTGGTTGTTATTGGGGGCATAAGGAGGCGGAGGAGGAGGTGTGCGGATGGTGCGATAGCGGAGGGGTTGTGCTTGGGGAGGAGGGGCTGGCGGAGTGGGGAGGGACGGGGGCGGAGGGGGCGGCGGAGGGAGGTGGCTGTGGTTGTGATGAGGAGGGGGAGGGGCGTACCTAGTGTGGTTGGTGTTGTTGTCGTCGTTGTTGTGATCATGGtggctgtggtggtggtggtggacgTAGTGGGAGTGGTGTTGGTCCATGACAGTTGATAAAGGATGGTAGTGGTACTCTGCGACCAAGTGGGGGATTGGTGGCGGCGGAGATTGGATCGATATCACCCTGCGTGTGTTAGTTAACTTGCAAGGCTCTCCTTTGCTGGATCCAACAACGGCGTTTCCGTGATTTTTGTTTGGAATTGTCGCTCCGGCTGCTTCGGCTGCTTCAGAGTGAATAATTATACAGTAGCCCCACACATCTAAATCTTTTGgcaattaaattcaatgaaattGACTCAAATCTAACAAAACTTGATGTGCGTTCAAAATCAAGCCGTGTTTTTTTATTTCGTATTTTTCCCGTATGCCTCCTTCTATTAATGttactatttctattttttttctcttctttttcatatattattatagttatttttttttaatttttataatttttttgttttattttttaaaaaagaataaaacaaaaaatataaaagaatgaaataaataagaataaataaaaaaataaaagatgagataaaaaatgaaaaagatttttaaatggtacataatttataaaaaaaaaatagtactaaaattctttaataatagcacataatttttttattttgacaaaatatagaaatatttttttaattttgtacttttttatcttattattcttcttcgtttctttcttcttttcttttctcttttgctcttattttttcttttaagaacaTTATTTCTTATATTAGCCTTGAATGAACATGTCTATATCATATTATAATCTTATTTAGTTGAATAAATATAAGTTTACATTTATTGGAttgaatttttgttaaaaatataaatagtaccaaaatttgtttaaaataaatTGCATACTAAAAGAGCACGTTAACTCTATAAAATGAAATAAGATAGtaccaaaattacttaaaattgacactaaaaatttaataacacgacataaaaaatattaaatctttCTAAACAAAATTACACATTCAGTGAATTGAATGCTTatcttatatataaaataatacaaaaatctaaaaaataacactGAAATGTCTTCACTCTTGAAATTTTCAACTAAatgatgtgataaaattaaactcatttcatGAATACTTGAGTTACAGAttcacaaattttaataaaaaaaataagtgaaaGAATTTGTATATAATATCGCAAAATTAAGCATAACACAATAATTCTTCTTTTAAGAAAAGGATGACGTAtctgaaatataaaataatacaataattttttaattttgacaataaaattttattacaaaacacaaaaatttcttctttaatattgtatttttttttctttttattattcttctttcttgcttttttgtTGCTCTTAATTCGTCTTTTAGGAGCATTACTTCTTATATTAGATTTGAATGAACATGTCTGTACTGTATTGCAATcttatttagttgaatgaatgtaggttcacaCTTATTTGAGTTGAATTCTTGTTAgaaacaaaaataacaccaaaatatgTTGACTCTAATACCGAAATGTCTTTACTCCAATACTAAAATTTTCAACTAAATAATGTGATAGAATTAAGAATTTATTTTATGAAAACTTGAGTTGCaaatttacaaattttaatagaaaagaaataaataaaaattttgtagaTAACACAGTGAAATTAAATATAACAAGTACGAAAATTTGA
This region of Arachis hypogaea cultivar Tifrunner chromosome 8, arahy.Tifrunner.gnm2.J5K5, whole genome shotgun sequence genomic DNA includes:
- the LOC112706494 gene encoding uncharacterized protein isoform X20, which translates into the protein MDQHHSHYVHHHHHSHHDHNNDDNNTNHTRYAPPPPHHNHSHLPPPPPPPPSLPTPPAPPPQAQPLRYRTIRTPPPPPPYAPNNNHPPSHQNQFPQFNSPNYPNRPFQEEHPISNNHNQPFSQSPRIASRILPGDPFPRRNFPRFDTETRWDPNPGRRIAPDCLLPRNYTPVDLDSELRQHREGVSLPPSAYPAEKIRYDPDRSRWRLEYEYEGNPRKDEEFGCGSGNDANYHNYHRRGVGDLPPRHDLPNGGFGRAPPAMSREINIDLKPGGYVRGYSVEFEDKIPRVGRRDGHGEGKRWLNERRGPKELPDSRFELGTGEIGFAKNVDDDFRVGTREEYGWESGRYSGRGNNREFGHELWRPSLKKQVQKKSALLRIQNAKPSYRNREIEQLRNAGYSAESNTNDFRGKEQCGHVGHGMKQEEREGSPVELDISFESNSLVAKAIVTASTSTVVTDTNMNSVSDADLTPSEKRKKVSVSDSDCSGLEAAKVSRDVVTLNSSSCKVNDCSGSVNDLSLQNNVVNPCSQPCTRETDSVKNEVAGGSTKIHSGKSSPRVVKKKKVVKRVVKKVVGNPKSTMSNSRSVNKVHGCVQPDRVIPSSSSVSVPNKVEPCLEQKNITVDKMSMPGHSSYNLSKDRNQLLEDRNGDLTLLSLGPHSRSRECETDEDSDTQKGAARFESGLNIPNSQSCASTGEAKKIDSECLDANNSVHDLRRMPDTNMVPELLNGSTSKINDVGCDIKQLCQNQESQSCENYSNVRCPQNGFVIDVVDDSVLSSADNIGKSDHTNTYNSASSVYGLISGDLKGSKEKLTVTECGLTGESGFGLMVPTIITKYAILEENPDVINPASSSAMSAPSNSGKIKIHSGTDCIQNAIAVTQGSYSGLVNLEDGTAGQCSDITNDAVKDVSPSYAAISSENCGKEEPFSSSNLSVGFGEGDINNMKKRKARTHSKFLHSKMEGISPKPVNSVSHANDWDTASSVKVKDACCSEVLDQSVQSLGSNLESCLNGIITLHGKKELSEAELCVRDNEIDDANYLSLLSKGIKVTTTSELSDAVVVSKSCADFPVSFSDKQAPEKEVALSSMDVLFSAQSLSCSEDSRKLSDNFVGGSCDARYANNETMSSDHFELKNSDFASYSLREDLDIQFPLLDGECKENGTQMQTDILASGYNKGDMKDSLIHQQSIVSHPSDGDLEEDAPEAPSDVCSQGISEAPERGNLNCTSIQDENNCGDISAVEHGSDLPTCTSPIQHTNKIMKSANATGHSNPVERNLMRQSSQVNSKVSNNGPVSYFSENGSKNTLGGAMPKTQKGRSFIISKSNSKTSASSTHLSNPRTWRRSGNNSQGSLPGNKLSPGKFLPKRQILDRKGNFQNTSYIRKGNSLVRQPTTVSFTQISSVNKSPLSLDELSKSTRSGSRIDVSDQLTLKTGVAEVPQQSQRKPSLSIGTLSEENISSPLVEPPSSGCYENASDPRKLIDINDTPNSSKDDSNQYETPDNQSSPLSKLENQVEANDGHISSFSTKRIVYTKPKTNQLVATSNSRDEKSQTAFSEGYYKRCKNQLVRNMNQTVAVPKATLDSDGQGSCKVLCNRKLSKRQLHKVAGRSFKSLRASLVWTLCGKKSPKNGHNSWHSQRVLPQLFPWKRPTYLRSVIHNSASCSNSTFLSAVRKMDTVYTRSTRGFSLWKSKVLSVGGSSLKWSKSIEKNSKQANEEATLAVAAVERKKREQKGAACVGSHANKRIFRIGSVRYKMDPSRRTLQRISDDESLSSATADSGLVVKRAYIPRRLVIGNDEYVRIGNGNQLIRDPKKRTRKLANEKVRWSLHTARQRLARKQKYCQFFTRFGKCNKEGGKCPYVHDPSKIAVCTKFLNGLCSTPSCKLTHKVIPERMPDCSYFLQGLCTNRNCPYRHVNVNPKASVCEGFLKGYCADGNEEEAQLYLSYFSSNGHLYERNQMQASSSRKTKGKEKEEIWRSE